One Bacteroidota bacterium genomic window carries:
- a CDS encoding lytic transglycosylase domain-containing protein encodes MQKILNFSTLLLIALFLSGSKITDTPKPWVFNPVLPSEITVFGERVPLEDPEVRERVENEIILMSRQEHLMLRYFKRSGKWFKKFDEILTREGVPTDFKYLAVVESGLDNLVSSAKAAGFWQFLDETGRQFGLKINQEIDERYDPEKSAMAAVRYLKMAKGKFGTWAAAAGSYNCGMGGMETRIASQKTRGYYDLLLPDETMKYVPRIAAMKLIFEDPAKYGYIVNENDYWKPNAGREIQITETISDLAAYAVQNGTTYKTLRYLNPWIRGTKLTAAKGSPVTIKLP; translated from the coding sequence ATGCAAAAAATTCTTAACTTTTCTACACTTCTTCTTATCGCTTTGTTCCTGTCGGGATCAAAGATAACTGACACCCCGAAACCGTGGGTTTTTAATCCGGTTCTGCCTTCCGAAATTACTGTTTTTGGTGAAAGAGTTCCCCTTGAAGACCCTGAGGTGAGGGAGAGAGTTGAGAACGAAATCATACTTATGAGCAGACAGGAGCACCTGATGCTTCGCTATTTTAAGAGATCGGGGAAGTGGTTCAAAAAATTTGATGAAATCCTCACCCGCGAGGGTGTCCCCACAGATTTTAAATATCTTGCTGTTGTCGAAAGCGGACTTGACAACCTTGTTTCATCAGCAAAAGCTGCAGGATTCTGGCAGTTCCTCGACGAGACTGGTCGTCAGTTTGGATTGAAAATAAATCAGGAGATCGACGAGAGATATGACCCTGAAAAATCTGCCATGGCAGCGGTAAGATACCTGAAAATGGCAAAGGGTAAATTTGGTACATGGGCAGCGGCTGCCGGTTCGTATAACTGTGGAATGGGTGGCATGGAGACGAGAATCGCTTCCCAAAAAACGAGGGGATATTACGATCTCCTCCTTCCCGATGAGACAATGAAGTATGTCCCCAGAATTGCCGCCATGAAACTGATTTTTGAAGATCCTGCAAAATATGGCTACATCGTGAACGAGAACGACTACTGGAAACCGAACGCAGGCAGGGAAATACAAATAACCGAGACCATCAGTGACCTCGCAGCATACGCAGTCCAGAATGGTACAACATACAAAACCTTGCGCTACCTGAATCCATGGATCAGAGGCACGAAACTGACCGCTGCAAAAGGTTCGCCGGTTACCATCAAACTCCCGTAG
- a CDS encoding PAS domain S-box protein, giving the protein MNILKEKLLKYRIAIILGTVAVCISIVFGFLHYNNEKKDVIKRKYSELQAITDYKMDMILTWLKERTNNAKFFRSSPLMGSELYQLQQTPGDSSIRAKLVERFGRVKTNFGYQDIIVIEESGQIMVKTDLSRSSEAELQHEIKDIDTSKIISFTAIYKSRSDSNYRFDFIVPLDKRGNSKRLFLVFRTNPAIHLFPILTKWPVSSPTGESIISTTHGDSVTYLSPLKFMEDAPLNLKVSNQIEDRPVVKGSKGFEGSFKGVDYRGKEVLSVIKIIRETNWIFTAKVDVEEVVSNIEKDTILLSATIGLSLMTLFISLGYYFSSKNSRYLSTILKKEQELNKIGQEYKTIFYSIGDGVITTDPDGKIRQMNQNAEQLTGWSLDSVRGENIETVFHILDDATRHHAKNPVEEVIKTGDVVKSVEYTLLNTKTGEEIPISHSASPIHNLETGEVTGVVLVFKDRTEIRNREKQLALSEEKFSKAFYTSPDAIMITELVSSRIVDYNQGLLEITGHAEEEVTGNTALNLRLLPTPEYRNRLAEHIMQKGSATNIQIEFKHKDGRTKYGLMSASVIELNGMKYFISITRDITDRVHLEKELMEAKDRAEEANRAKSSFFANMSHELRTPLHGVMGFTEVLKDMVTDEEILSVVESILRSGVRLMGTLNLILDLARVESGKEEVEEEKLRLASVVEEDFESFRAFAEGKGLAFRIVHSDPEAGVIADRRLLDSIVNNLVNNAIKFTHRGEVKIETGVLEIDGDKKALIKVSDTGIGIPEDAQSLIFDEFRQASEGYGRQFEGTGLGLSIVKKYIDLLGGNIELQSRLGFGTVFTITLPWCEIENRSKTMQVDEINTGKNENKTTTEGRKRILFVEDDDASIWFTTKVLESDYDIETYRSAEKALKQLGDKDFDAFLLDINLGRGISGIDFVQKIKDDPKYSKIPKVAITAYAMSGQEDIFIKHGFSHYLAKPFSKAELKEFVDSVFSHDSGDQN; this is encoded by the coding sequence ATGAATATTCTCAAAGAAAAATTGTTGAAGTACCGTATAGCAATTATCCTTGGAACTGTGGCTGTTTGCATCTCCATTGTTTTTGGGTTTCTTCACTACAACAATGAAAAAAAGGATGTAATAAAGAGAAAATATTCAGAGTTGCAGGCTATTACCGACTACAAAATGGATATGATCTTGACCTGGTTGAAGGAGAGGACGAATAATGCGAAGTTCTTCAGGAGCAGTCCTCTGATGGGTAGCGAACTCTATCAGTTACAGCAAACTCCGGGGGACTCCTCCATCAGGGCGAAACTGGTTGAGAGGTTTGGCAGGGTAAAAACAAATTTTGGTTATCAGGACATTATTGTAATTGAAGAATCCGGTCAAATAATGGTTAAGACTGATTTATCCCGGAGCAGCGAAGCAGAACTGCAACATGAAATTAAGGATATTGATACTTCCAAAATAATTTCCTTCACAGCTATCTATAAATCCCGCTCGGACTCAAATTACCGTTTTGATTTTATTGTTCCTCTCGATAAAAGAGGGAACAGCAAAAGATTGTTTTTAGTGTTCAGGACAAATCCGGCAATTCACCTTTTCCCCATCCTCACAAAATGGCCTGTAAGTTCTCCGACCGGGGAATCCATAATTTCGACCACACATGGTGATTCAGTGACCTATCTAAGTCCCTTAAAATTTATGGAGGATGCACCATTAAATTTAAAAGTCAGTAATCAAATTGAGGATCGTCCGGTTGTAAAAGGAAGTAAAGGCTTTGAAGGCAGCTTTAAAGGGGTAGATTACCGGGGCAAAGAGGTGCTTTCGGTTATAAAAATAATCAGGGAGACAAACTGGATATTTACAGCGAAAGTGGATGTAGAAGAAGTTGTTTCAAATATTGAAAAAGACACCATCCTCCTTTCTGCGACAATTGGTTTATCACTGATGACACTTTTTATCAGTCTTGGCTACTATTTTTCATCAAAAAACAGCCGGTACCTGAGCACAATTCTAAAGAAGGAACAGGAACTTAACAAAATTGGTCAGGAGTATAAAACCATCTTTTACAGTATCGGAGATGGAGTAATAACGACAGACCCTGACGGTAAAATCAGACAGATGAATCAAAACGCAGAGCAGTTGACGGGGTGGAGTCTTGATTCAGTCAGGGGAGAAAATATTGAAACAGTTTTTCACATTTTGGATGATGCAACCCGTCATCACGCCAAAAATCCCGTTGAAGAAGTAATAAAAACAGGAGATGTGGTTAAATCGGTTGAGTATACACTGCTCAACACCAAAACGGGTGAGGAAATCCCCATCTCTCACAGTGCGTCACCAATTCATAATTTGGAAACCGGCGAAGTTACAGGTGTGGTTCTGGTTTTCAAAGACCGAACCGAGATAAGAAACCGGGAAAAACAACTCGCTCTTTCTGAAGAGAAATTTTCAAAGGCATTTTATACCTCTCCAGATGCCATCATGATTACAGAGCTGGTCTCCAGCAGGATTGTTGACTACAATCAGGGTCTTCTTGAAATAACCGGGCATGCTGAGGAGGAAGTGACGGGTAATACAGCGTTAAATCTGAGGCTTCTACCGACACCGGAATACAGGAACAGGCTCGCAGAGCACATCATGCAGAAGGGCAGTGCGACGAACATCCAGATTGAATTTAAGCACAAAGATGGTAGGACAAAGTACGGTTTGATGTCGGCAAGTGTTATCGAACTCAATGGAATGAAGTATTTCATCAGTATCACAAGAGACATCACCGACCGTGTCCATCTGGAAAAAGAACTCATGGAAGCAAAAGACAGGGCAGAAGAGGCAAACAGGGCTAAATCGAGCTTCTTCGCGAACATGAGTCATGAACTTCGTACTCCTCTCCACGGGGTGATGGGATTTACAGAGGTTCTCAAAGATATGGTGACGGATGAGGAAATTCTAAGTGTTGTTGAGTCGATACTTCGATCCGGAGTCAGATTGATGGGCACCCTTAATCTTATTCTTGACCTCGCTAGAGTGGAATCAGGCAAGGAGGAGGTCGAGGAGGAAAAATTGCGCCTCGCATCTGTCGTTGAAGAGGATTTCGAATCCTTCCGGGCTTTTGCGGAGGGGAAGGGGCTTGCTTTCAGGATTGTACACTCAGACCCGGAAGCCGGAGTGATTGCGGACAGAAGACTGCTCGACAGTATAGTAAACAACCTCGTAAATAATGCAATCAAGTTTACTCACCGGGGAGAAGTGAAGATAGAAACCGGGGTTCTCGAGATTGATGGAGACAAAAAGGCATTGATAAAAGTTTCGGATACCGGTATCGGAATTCCGGAAGATGCACAAAGTCTGATTTTTGATGAGTTTCGTCAGGCGAGCGAAGGATACGGCCGGCAGTTTGAAGGGACAGGTTTAGGACTCTCAATTGTAAAAAAATATATTGATCTCCTTGGGGGTAATATTGAATTACAAAGCCGGCTTGGATTCGGAACGGTTTTCACCATTACCCTTCCATGGTGTGAGATTGAGAATAGATCAAAGACTATGCAGGTGGATGAAATAAATACCGGCAAGAACGAAAATAAAACAACCACAGAAGGGAGGAAAAGAATTCTTTTCGTTGAAGATGATGATGCCTCCATCTGGTTTACCACCAAGGTACTCGAATCTGACTATGATATCGAAACTTATAGATCAGCTGAAAAGGCACTTAAACAGCTTGGAGACAAGGATTTTGATGCGTTTTTGCTGGATATCAATCTCGGACGGGGAATCTCAGGGATCGACTTCGTTCAGAAAATAAAAGACGACCCCAAATATTCAAAAATCCCCAAAGTGGCAATTACTGCTTATGCCATGTCGGGGCAGGAAGACATCTTTATCAAACACGGGTTTTCCCATTATCTCGCGAAGCCATTCTCCAAGGCAGAACTAAAGGAGTTTGTCGATTCGGTTTTTTCTCACGATTCCGGCGACCAGAATTGA
- a CDS encoding response regulator: MKRILVVDDEESNILILKTVLADCGYQIFKANNGEEALRLHQAEPFDMIITDWMMPLMDGIILTSTIRLHRIGSPVIILITSLAIEGARERAMMCGADFYLQKPLVPDVVRNMVSNGFKRQESGNVKIRIPEATAIRQSVPFSAVGIAASTGGPAVLVEFMKTLTLDSRLSYFIVQHGPDWMIETFAKSLANLTKHEIILPDERQPVKPGKIYLAPGDFHLTIESNSLTFRLEDTPLINFVRPSADPLFYSIANSFGIKSMGVVLSGMGCDGSAGAAKIKSVGGQVFVQDPAEAVVPSMPQATLDLEAGIRSYKAGEINDQIRNRLRQISSIAYT; encoded by the coding sequence ATGAAGAGAATTCTGGTTGTTGATGATGAAGAATCGAATATTCTGATACTAAAAACAGTGCTTGCTGATTGCGGCTATCAGATTTTCAAGGCGAATAACGGGGAAGAGGCTCTCAGGCTTCATCAGGCAGAACCTTTTGATATGATAATTACCGACTGGATGATGCCCCTAATGGACGGGATTATTCTCACCTCGACCATCAGGCTTCATCGTATCGGGAGCCCGGTTATCATTCTGATTACTTCACTCGCGATTGAAGGAGCCCGGGAGAGGGCAATGATGTGTGGCGCCGACTTCTATCTTCAGAAGCCGCTGGTTCCTGATGTGGTAAGGAACATGGTCAGCAACGGATTCAAAAGACAGGAATCGGGAAATGTAAAAATCAGGATACCCGAAGCGACGGCGATCAGACAGTCTGTCCCTTTTTCTGCAGTCGGAATTGCAGCCAGTACCGGTGGTCCCGCTGTTCTCGTGGAGTTTATGAAAACCCTCACTCTGGACAGCAGATTAAGCTATTTCATTGTTCAGCACGGACCTGACTGGATGATTGAGACTTTTGCAAAAAGCCTTGCGAATCTTACGAAGCATGAAATAATTTTGCCCGATGAGAGACAACCGGTGAAGCCGGGGAAAATCTACCTCGCTCCCGGTGACTTCCACCTGACAATCGAAAGCAACAGCCTCACTTTCCGGCTCGAAGACACTCCACTGATAAATTTCGTAAGACCTTCGGCTGACCCTCTGTTTTATTCGATTGCCAATTCGTTCGGCATTAAATCGATGGGTGTGGTTTTGTCGGGTATGGGGTGCGACGGATCAGCAGGTGCAGCGAAAATAAAATCAGTCGGCGGACAGGTATTTGTGCAGGACCCTGCCGAGGCAGTCGTGCCATCGATGCCACAGGCAACTCTGGACCTGGAGGCAGGCATAAGGAGTTATAAAGCAGGCGAAATAAACGATCAGATTAGAAACAGGTTACGGCAAATCAGTTCGATCGCATATACTTGA
- a CDS encoding DUF2721 domain-containing protein — MASLIQAMLAPGIMISACGLLILGMNNKYSLVVNRIRALNEEKRRYAKAADTKEFEYFDEIRLKSISVQLNSLIIRLSLVKNAVVCYSVGVGCFVITSIWIGIGMVVTKTELLNFGIISIVFFVLGMTIVLAGITFAARESIKGYEIVSFELKADE; from the coding sequence GTGGCTTCACTTATCCAGGCGATGCTGGCACCGGGAATCATGATTTCCGCCTGCGGTTTGCTTATCCTCGGTATGAACAACAAATATTCGCTCGTGGTCAACAGGATCAGAGCGCTAAATGAAGAAAAGAGGAGATACGCAAAAGCGGCAGACACGAAGGAATTCGAGTATTTTGATGAGATTCGACTGAAAAGCATTTCGGTGCAACTCAACTCACTCATTATCCGGCTATCACTCGTAAAAAATGCCGTGGTATGCTATTCAGTCGGAGTGGGTTGCTTTGTAATCACTTCGATCTGGATCGGAATCGGTATGGTTGTCACCAAAACAGAACTGCTGAATTTCGGTATTATCTCGATAGTTTTCTTTGTTCTCGGGATGACCATTGTGCTTGCTGGAATTACCTTCGCTGCCAGAGAATCGATTAAAGGATATGAAATAGTCAGTTTTGAATTGAAGGCGGACGAATAA
- a CDS encoding carboxypeptidase regulatory-like domain-containing protein → MRQKLATFMLAVFVFATIPVFSQLAPPDSLKATEGGASHHGKFVSLVWKYAPPTPGNYVRFKVFKKHADSTNFVVIASNLWDKRFSDTRVLPGATYQYFVVAYTNAATSDPSNTVEITLAPPPPPPAYAKITGTVLNATGAPLKDAFVKVFSQTSNYMRSAKTKTDGTFSLTVLTGTYFVQTTKPGYISEYYDNVTSFANATPVVLAEGDSVNLAIDLATFVPPATYTLTGTVTNDQGAAQRAEIYVYKVRLNNYHYMVKRTHTDSLGNYSVPVKENDTVIVYAKAPGFAYFPEFYNNKRVITEADKIGISGNVTGIDFVMDPLPVYANGISGTVVDTVGTPVPGYVSAYRVEGNLFGQKHYAVHTDSLGSYAFANLVPGEYILFVKPQGNYKPTYFRYDGAQAYRRSQADSVVVDETTLISNINFTVRARPDSGFAWISGKVMAGLTEAASESFVYAIDSDNEVVAFAMTDKNGNFVLDGVLPGQYTVVPDRPDFMNAVTAVATVGANNYNPFVNVRLMNDTPSDVTDGSAVTGYHLAQNFPNPFNPTTTIRYTIPEAGVVSIKVYNILGKEVGTIVNGFHQSGTYNVSFDASKLASGVYLYKIEAGSFKATKKFTLLK, encoded by the coding sequence ATGCGTCAAAAACTTGCAACTTTCATGCTTGCAGTATTTGTGTTCGCGACAATTCCGGTGTTCTCGCAACTGGCACCACCGGATAGTTTAAAGGCAACCGAGGGTGGCGCAAGTCATCATGGCAAGTTCGTAAGTCTTGTCTGGAAATATGCACCCCCAACACCCGGCAACTATGTCCGTTTTAAAGTATTCAAGAAACATGCGGACAGTACTAATTTTGTAGTTATCGCTTCCAACCTTTGGGATAAAAGGTTTAGTGACACACGGGTACTCCCCGGAGCTACATATCAGTATTTCGTTGTGGCTTATACAAATGCAGCAACAAGTGATCCTTCAAACACAGTAGAAATCACTCTGGCACCACCGCCACCTCCACCGGCTTATGCTAAAATCACAGGAACTGTTCTTAATGCAACAGGTGCTCCTTTGAAAGATGCATTTGTAAAGGTGTTTTCACAAACATCCAATTACATGCGTTCAGCAAAAACCAAAACAGATGGAACATTCTCATTAACCGTCTTAACCGGCACATATTTTGTACAGACCACGAAGCCGGGCTATATCTCTGAATATTATGACAATGTTACCTCTTTTGCAAATGCAACACCTGTGGTACTGGCAGAGGGCGATTCCGTTAATCTCGCCATTGATCTTGCAACCTTCGTTCCGCCGGCAACATATACCCTCACCGGTACAGTTACCAACGATCAGGGTGCTGCTCAGAGGGCTGAGATTTATGTTTACAAAGTGAGGTTGAACAACTATCATTACATGGTGAAAAGAACCCACACCGACAGTCTTGGCAACTACTCCGTGCCTGTTAAAGAAAATGACACCGTTATTGTTTATGCAAAGGCTCCCGGATTTGCCTATTTCCCCGAGTTCTACAACAATAAAAGAGTCATAACTGAAGCGGATAAAATCGGAATCAGCGGAAATGTTACCGGCATCGATTTCGTAATGGATCCTCTTCCTGTCTATGCAAATGGCATCAGCGGAACCGTTGTGGATACAGTCGGTACTCCTGTACCGGGATATGTTTCCGCTTACAGAGTTGAAGGGAATCTCTTCGGACAGAAGCATTATGCAGTGCATACCGATTCACTCGGTAGTTATGCATTCGCAAATCTCGTCCCCGGTGAGTATATTCTTTTTGTAAAACCACAAGGCAACTATAAACCAACCTACTTCAGATATGACGGAGCTCAGGCTTACAGAAGAAGTCAGGCTGATTCGGTAGTTGTTGACGAAACAACTCTCATTTCGAATATCAACTTTACGGTTCGTGCAAGACCCGACAGTGGTTTTGCTTGGATATCGGGTAAGGTGATGGCAGGATTGACCGAAGCTGCTTCAGAATCGTTTGTTTATGCAATCGATTCCGACAATGAAGTTGTGGCTTTCGCCATGACCGATAAAAACGGCAACTTCGTTCTCGACGGCGTTTTACCGGGTCAGTACACTGTCGTACCGGACAGACCTGATTTCATGAATGCTGTTACTGCAGTTGCAACAGTTGGTGCAAATAATTACAATCCGTTTGTAAATGTCAGACTGATGAATGATACTCCGTCTGATGTCACCGACGGTTCTGCAGTTACTGGCTACCACCTTGCACAAAACTTCCCGAACCCGTTCAACCCGACAACTACCATTCGCTATACAATTCCTGAAGCAGGTGTTGTTTCGATAAAAGTATACAACATACTTGGTAAAGAAGTTGGAACGATTGTTAACGGATTCCATCAGAGCGGAACATACAATGTTTCATTCGATGCTTCAAAACTCGCCAGCGGTGTTTATCTCTACAAGATCGAAGCCGGCAGCTTTAAGGCAACAAAGAAATTCACCCTGCTCAAATAA
- a CDS encoding YIP1 family protein: MENEFEREDEFQPEELSFGDKITGVITSPASTFESIAKFEIKTSDWLVPLLILLAGAVLFTILKFTDPQVKADLWAKQKAQTLEQLKKENKSADEIRKMDELMEQQKNMMSGPLGYVFMGIPIFIGGFIMFFIAAAIYLALAKLILHSPINYKGMMVAYSLPALIPLAGMVITTILTLLLSTMYADTSLATFLGIEKGPEKSFLAILDPFKLFSCYLTGIGMAKLSNSQETNKYVIFSIGVLVAFYLILGSLSMAFPGLQSFGL, from the coding sequence ATGGAAAACGAATTTGAACGGGAAGACGAATTTCAACCCGAAGAACTTTCTTTTGGCGACAAAATAACAGGCGTAATAACAAGCCCTGCTTCAACTTTTGAGTCGATCGCAAAATTTGAAATAAAAACATCCGACTGGCTTGTCCCCTTGTTAATCCTGCTCGCAGGAGCCGTACTCTTCACCATACTGAAATTTACTGATCCTCAGGTAAAGGCTGATCTGTGGGCGAAGCAGAAGGCACAAACTCTTGAACAACTTAAAAAAGAAAACAAGAGTGCGGATGAAATAAGGAAAATGGATGAACTCATGGAACAGCAAAAGAACATGATGAGCGGACCGCTTGGTTATGTCTTCATGGGAATACCGATTTTTATCGGTGGTTTCATTATGTTTTTTATTGCTGCCGCGATCTACCTGGCACTCGCAAAACTGATCCTTCATTCACCCATTAATTACAAAGGGATGATGGTGGCATACTCTCTGCCGGCTTTAATACCTCTTGCGGGAATGGTGATCACGACAATTCTTACACTCCTTCTCTCGACCATGTATGCAGATACCTCCCTTGCTACATTTCTCGGTATTGAGAAAGGACCCGAAAAAAGCTTCCTGGCGATACTCGATCCATTCAAGCTTTTCAGTTGCTATCTCACGGGAATTGGAATGGCAAAGCTCTCCAATTCGCAAGAGACAAACAAATATGTGATTTTTTCAATCGGGGTACTTGTTGCTTTCTATCTGATTCTTGGTTCATTAAGCATGGCTTTCCCAGGATTGCAAAGTTTCGGGTTGTGA
- the aat gene encoding leucyl/phenylalanyl-tRNA--protein transferase encodes MIRLYSMGAFPMAESKDSPEVNWYIPKSRAIIPLDNFNIPRSLKKTVRTGTFEIRINDDFDRVIDGCADREETWINAPLKDAYRNLFEMGYLYTYEVFQSDDLLGGLYGICLGGAFFGESMFTKKSQGSKIALTFLINRLIKRGFVLLDVQLMNPHLKMFGAVEVPEDDYNHLLHKALATRTGFL; translated from the coding sequence ATGATCAGGCTTTATTCGATGGGGGCTTTTCCCATGGCAGAAAGCAAGGACTCTCCGGAGGTAAACTGGTATATTCCGAAATCGAGAGCGATAATTCCTCTGGATAACTTCAACATACCAAGATCGCTGAAAAAAACAGTTAGAACGGGAACATTTGAGATCAGGATCAACGATGATTTCGACCGGGTTATCGACGGCTGTGCCGACAGGGAAGAAACCTGGATAAACGCTCCGTTAAAAGACGCATACAGAAATCTTTTCGAGATGGGCTATCTCTATACTTACGAGGTGTTTCAGTCTGATGACCTGCTCGGAGGCCTTTACGGCATCTGCCTTGGGGGTGCTTTTTTTGGTGAGTCGATGTTTACAAAGAAAAGTCAGGGCTCGAAAATAGCCCTGACTTTTCTAATAAACCGTTTGATCAAAAGGGGTTTTGTTCTGCTGGATGTGCAACTGATGAATCCGCATCTGAAAATGTTCGGGGCTGTAGAGGTACCTGAAGATGACTATAACCACCTCCTTCACAAGGCACTCGCGACCCGTACCGGATTTCTTTAG
- the rpiA gene encoding ribose-5-phosphate isomerase RpiA: MTKTDTLKELAALASLKYVKSGYKVGLGTGSTVKFALEHLANNLKNGTLKNIEGIATSSATEKIATELGIPLITFSRVTTLDIYIDGADEVDGAFDMIKGGGGALIREKIVAQNSGLRVIIVDESKLSEKIGERWAVPLEVFPMAAAVEAEYLKTLNAVSQLRLDASGDPYITDNGNYILDTNFGEIPDANKLSKLLDSRAGIAGHGIFHNLADVIIVASEVGVNEIRFGEIHKFDSLFKALKYMRSN, encoded by the coding sequence ATGACCAAAACTGATACTCTCAAAGAACTGGCAGCCCTCGCTTCACTGAAATATGTGAAAAGCGGCTACAAGGTTGGTTTGGGCACAGGCTCCACTGTAAAATTCGCTCTTGAACACCTGGCAAACAACCTAAAAAACGGTACACTAAAGAATATTGAGGGCATTGCGACCTCAAGTGCTACCGAAAAAATCGCTACTGAACTTGGAATTCCCCTGATTACTTTTTCACGGGTTACCACTCTTGATATCTATATCGACGGTGCTGACGAAGTCGACGGTGCATTCGACATGATAAAAGGAGGAGGCGGAGCACTCATAAGGGAAAAAATTGTTGCACAGAACTCAGGACTCAGGGTAATCATCGTTGACGAATCAAAACTTTCCGAGAAAATTGGAGAAAGATGGGCTGTGCCGCTTGAGGTTTTCCCGATGGCAGCAGCAGTAGAGGCTGAATACCTTAAAACCCTGAATGCTGTATCACAATTAAGACTTGACGCTTCCGGCGACCCCTATATAACCGATAACGGCAACTATATACTGGATACAAATTTTGGTGAGATACCGGATGCAAACAAACTCTCGAAACTTCTTGACTCAAGAGCCGGGATTGCAGGTCATGGCATATTTCATAACCTGGCAGATGTTATAATTGTTGCATCTGAAGTGGGTGTGAATGAAATCAGGTTCGGTGAAATTCATAAATTTGACAGCTTGTTTAAGGCTCTCAAGTATATGCGATCGAACTGA